One genomic segment of Mycolicibacterium gilvum includes these proteins:
- a CDS encoding limonene-1,2-epoxide hydrolase family protein has translation MTDQADPTALTAMTDKADIVQRFLFALEVNDFDTFEELAAPGLVWQNVGLPSLRGRSTILKTLRRAEGKFGFAVKFHRIAADEGDTVLTERTDAIILGPLRLQFWVCGRFDINDAGQITLWRDYFDLFDFLVKAPLRALPGILVPSLRPKF, from the coding sequence ATGACCGATCAGGCAGATCCCACCGCCCTCACCGCGATGACCGACAAAGCCGACATCGTCCAGAGGTTCCTGTTCGCCCTCGAGGTCAACGACTTCGACACCTTCGAGGAACTCGCCGCCCCAGGGCTGGTCTGGCAGAACGTCGGGCTGCCGTCACTTCGGGGCCGATCGACCATCCTGAAGACGCTCCGGCGAGCCGAAGGGAAGTTCGGTTTCGCGGTGAAGTTCCACCGCATCGCCGCCGATGAGGGCGACACCGTCCTGACCGAGCGCACCGACGCGATCATCCTCGGTCCGCTGCGCCTTCAGTTCTGGGTGTGCGGCCGGTTCGACATCAACGATGCCGGCCAGATCACACTGTGGCGCGACTACTTCGACCTCTTCGACTTCCTGGTGAAGGCTCCACTGCGGGCACTGCCCGGAATCCTGGTGCCGTCGCTGCGCCCGAAGTTCTAG
- a CDS encoding alpha/beta hydrolase has product MPTRDDVRIPAHGDEIAAYVYRPPAGVGATACVAMAHGFTGTRDDGLPDYAEAFRDAGYVVVLFDYRHFGASSGQPRQLLDMARQREDFHTVIEWARRLDGVDPNRIVAWGSSFSGGHVLAVAAEDPRLAAVIAQAPFTDALATLRNAPLRNIPPMVVAALRDQLGAWRNRPPRMLAAVGPPGDLAALTSPDAEPGFGAILGPESLWRNEFAARLMLRFAFERPGRKAATLQMPVLFCVCDDDVVTPPGPTIEAARRAPRGELRRYPYGHFDIYHDPQVKADQLEFLHRALARGGR; this is encoded by the coding sequence ATGCCGACAAGGGACGACGTCCGAATCCCCGCACACGGTGACGAGATCGCCGCCTATGTCTACCGACCACCGGCCGGCGTGGGCGCAACCGCATGCGTGGCGATGGCCCACGGATTCACCGGGACCCGCGACGACGGACTCCCCGACTACGCCGAGGCGTTCCGCGACGCGGGGTACGTCGTGGTGCTCTTCGACTACCGTCACTTCGGCGCCTCGTCCGGCCAACCCCGCCAATTGCTCGACATGGCCCGGCAGCGCGAGGACTTCCACACCGTCATCGAGTGGGCCCGTCGCCTCGACGGGGTCGACCCGAACCGCATCGTCGCCTGGGGCTCGTCGTTCAGCGGCGGCCACGTGCTCGCCGTCGCCGCGGAGGATCCGCGCCTCGCGGCGGTGATCGCCCAGGCACCGTTCACCGACGCCCTCGCCACCCTGCGGAACGCACCGCTGCGCAACATCCCGCCGATGGTCGTCGCGGCGCTGCGCGACCAGCTCGGCGCCTGGCGCAACCGTCCGCCGCGCATGCTGGCCGCCGTGGGTCCGCCCGGCGACCTCGCCGCGCTCACCTCGCCGGACGCCGAACCGGGCTTCGGAGCCATCCTCGGCCCGGAATCACTGTGGCGCAACGAGTTCGCCGCACGGCTGATGCTCAGGTTCGCGTTCGAACGCCCCGGCCGCAAGGCCGCGACACTGCAGATGCCGGTGCTGTTCTGCGTGTGCGACGACGATGTCGTCACCCCACCCGGCCCGACGATCGAGGCCGCCCGCCGGGCCCCGCGCGGCGAACTACGCCGCTACCCCTACGGCCACTTCGACATCTACCACGATCCGCAGGTCAAGGCCGATCAGCTCGAATTCCTGCACCGCGCCCTGGCCCGCGGCGGTCGCTGA
- a CDS encoding glycosyltransferase produces MRVAVVAGPDPGHAFPALELCRRFRAAGDAPTLLTGTRWLDVARGEGVDAVELDGLDPTAFDDDTDAGEKIHRRAARMAVLNRARIGELSPDLVVSDSITVCGGLAADLLGVPWVELNTHPLYRPSRGLPPVGSGLAPGVGLRGRARDAVLRALTARSWRAGLRQRAAARVEIGLPGEDPGPVRRLIATLPALEVPRPDWPAEAVVVGPLHFEPTTELLAVPAGDGPLVVVAPSTATTGAGGMAELALNTLVPGDTLPPGARVAVSQLDGPDSAVPPWAVVGLGRQDELLARADLLICGGGHGTVAKSLLAGVPMVVVPGGGDQWEIANRLVRQGSAQLVRPLSAESLAAAVREVLGSPSYREAAVRAGAGVADVADPVRVCHDALGAPRKLGPCG; encoded by the coding sequence ATGCGCGTCGCCGTGGTCGCAGGCCCCGATCCCGGGCACGCGTTTCCCGCACTCGAGTTGTGCCGGCGGTTCCGCGCCGCCGGCGATGCTCCGACGCTGCTCACCGGCACGAGATGGCTGGACGTGGCCCGCGGCGAAGGTGTCGACGCGGTCGAGCTGGACGGGCTGGACCCGACCGCGTTCGACGACGACACCGATGCCGGCGAGAAAATCCACCGGAGGGCTGCGCGGATGGCGGTGCTCAACCGCGCCCGCATCGGTGAGCTGTCGCCGGACCTGGTGGTGTCGGACTCGATCACGGTGTGCGGCGGGCTGGCAGCCGACCTGCTCGGGGTGCCGTGGGTCGAGCTGAACACCCACCCGCTGTACCGCCCGTCCAGAGGACTGCCACCGGTGGGCAGCGGCCTGGCGCCCGGTGTCGGACTGCGCGGTCGGGCACGCGATGCCGTGCTGCGCGCGCTGACCGCGCGGTCGTGGCGGGCCGGACTGCGCCAGCGCGCCGCAGCGCGCGTCGAGATCGGTCTGCCCGGCGAAGATCCCGGTCCCGTGCGTCGGCTCATCGCGACCCTGCCCGCCCTGGAGGTGCCGCGGCCCGACTGGCCCGCGGAGGCCGTCGTGGTGGGCCCGCTGCACTTCGAGCCGACGACCGAGCTGCTGGCTGTGCCGGCCGGGGACGGCCCGCTGGTGGTGGTGGCTCCGTCCACCGCGACCACCGGGGCGGGCGGAATGGCCGAGCTCGCGCTGAACACCCTGGTGCCCGGCGACACCCTCCCGCCCGGGGCCCGGGTGGCGGTGTCGCAACTGGACGGGCCGGACTCGGCCGTGCCGCCGTGGGCGGTCGTCGGACTGGGGCGGCAGGACGAACTGCTGGCGCGGGCGGATCTGCTGATCTGCGGTGGCGGTCACGGCACGGTGGCGAAATCCTTGCTGGCGGGTGTCCCGATGGTCGTGGTCCCCGGTGGGGGAGATCAGTGGGAGATCGCCAATCGCCTTGTGCGACAAGGGAGTGCGCAGCTGGTCCGGCCGTTGTCCGCCGAATCGCTCGCCGCGGCGGTCCGCGAGGTGCTCGGTTCACCGTCCTACCGGGAGGCTGCGGTCCGCGCCGGCGCAGGTGTCGCCGACGTCGCGGATCCGGTACGGGTGTGCCATGACGCCCTCGGCGCCCCGCGTAAATTGGGCCCGTGCGGCTGA
- the hypF gene encoding carbamoyltransferase HypF — MTARRRVHAGVRGVVQGVGFRPFVYTQATLLGLSGWVRNDSSGAIIEVEGGNDALERFLDVLRHHPPPLAVIDSIDVRYIAVTGGTGFTIVDTSRTDGGRTLASPDVAMCAECAAEQRDPRNRRYRHAFVNCTNCGPRFTLIASLPYDRASTTMADFEMCADCAREYHDPADRRFHAQPICCPGCGPTLRYRDRAGRELAGESGLRAARRMLRAGKIVAVKGIGGYHLACDATGPRAVTTLRARKRRGDKPFAVMVPDLDAARRVAEVDPATAALLTGPARPIVLMPRRAGAAVADAVAPHNPDLGVVLAYAPLHTLLFGFGGDEPAPQTLVMTSGNVAGEPICFTDDDAWQRLRPLADGWLYHDRAILVPCDDSVMRADMAIRRSRGYAPLPVALPVALAPTLAVGADIKNTMAVADGRYAWVSQHIGDMDDAATLSAFDSTRRHLEQLTRVDPELLVADAHPAYRSTAWAHRNAAGRPVRTVAHHHAHIAAVMAEHGLDGDEPVLGFAFDGTGYGPDGAVWGGEVLLADYKGYQRLARLRYVPLAGGDVSVKRPYRMALAHLWAAGLPWDRDLAPVRSCPAEELSVLRHQLETGLGCVPTSSMGRLFDAVSALAGVRQVVGYEAQAAIELEGLSRHENCGDTRYRFGIGTGSSPVDLDPAPVLAAVVADAGRGIAPGVIGARFHRAVAALIADLASMSPGYRVALSGGVFQNRLLLQLAQDILRANGFDVLTHRHVPPNDGGIALGQLMIGNAV, encoded by the coding sequence GTGACCGCCCGTCGGCGCGTCCACGCCGGTGTGCGTGGTGTGGTGCAGGGCGTCGGCTTCCGGCCATTCGTCTACACCCAGGCGACGCTGCTCGGACTCTCCGGTTGGGTGCGCAACGACAGCTCCGGGGCGATCATCGAGGTCGAAGGTGGCAACGACGCACTCGAGCGATTCCTCGACGTGCTGCGCCACCACCCTCCGCCGCTGGCCGTCATCGACTCCATCGACGTCCGTTACATCGCGGTCACCGGCGGCACCGGTTTCACGATCGTCGACACGTCCCGCACCGACGGCGGACGCACCCTCGCCTCGCCGGACGTCGCGATGTGCGCCGAATGCGCTGCCGAGCAGCGGGATCCGCGCAACCGGCGGTACCGGCACGCGTTCGTCAACTGCACAAACTGCGGTCCGCGGTTCACGCTCATCGCCTCGCTACCGTACGACCGGGCGTCGACGACCATGGCGGATTTCGAGATGTGCGCCGACTGCGCGCGTGAATACCACGACCCCGCCGATCGGCGCTTCCATGCCCAACCGATCTGCTGCCCCGGCTGCGGCCCCACTCTGCGTTACCGCGACCGGGCGGGGCGGGAACTCGCCGGGGAAAGCGGTCTGCGGGCAGCGCGCCGAATGCTGCGCGCCGGAAAGATCGTCGCCGTCAAGGGAATCGGCGGATACCACCTGGCCTGCGATGCCACCGGACCGCGCGCCGTCACGACGCTGCGCGCCAGAAAGCGGCGCGGTGACAAGCCGTTCGCGGTGATGGTGCCCGACCTCGACGCGGCCCGGCGCGTCGCGGAGGTCGACCCGGCCACGGCGGCGCTGCTGACCGGACCGGCGCGTCCCATCGTCCTGATGCCGCGGCGTGCCGGGGCGGCGGTGGCCGACGCTGTCGCTCCGCACAACCCCGACCTCGGTGTCGTGCTGGCATACGCGCCGCTGCACACCCTGCTGTTCGGGTTCGGCGGCGACGAACCTGCGCCGCAGACACTCGTGATGACGTCGGGAAATGTGGCCGGAGAACCGATCTGTTTCACCGACGACGACGCATGGCAACGGCTCCGGCCGTTGGCCGACGGCTGGCTCTACCACGACAGGGCCATCCTGGTGCCCTGCGACGACTCGGTGATGCGCGCCGACATGGCGATCCGGCGCTCGCGCGGCTACGCGCCCCTGCCGGTGGCGCTGCCGGTGGCGCTGGCCCCGACACTCGCGGTCGGCGCGGACATCAAGAACACGATGGCCGTCGCCGACGGCAGGTACGCCTGGGTCAGCCAGCATATCGGGGACATGGACGATGCCGCCACCCTGTCGGCCTTCGACAGCACCCGACGCCACCTCGAGCAGCTCACCCGCGTAGATCCGGAACTGCTGGTCGCCGACGCGCACCCGGCGTACCGTTCGACGGCGTGGGCACACCGCAACGCGGCGGGCCGGCCGGTCCGCACCGTCGCGCACCACCACGCGCACATCGCCGCCGTGATGGCCGAGCACGGGCTCGACGGCGATGAGCCGGTGCTCGGATTCGCTTTTGACGGAACGGGTTACGGCCCTGACGGCGCAGTGTGGGGTGGTGAGGTGCTGCTGGCCGACTACAAGGGCTACCAGCGGTTGGCCAGGCTGCGCTATGTCCCGCTGGCCGGCGGCGACGTCAGTGTGAAGCGCCCCTACCGGATGGCGCTGGCCCATCTGTGGGCCGCCGGGCTGCCGTGGGATCGCGACCTCGCGCCGGTGCGATCGTGCCCCGCCGAGGAGCTGTCGGTGCTGCGTCACCAACTCGAGACGGGGCTCGGGTGCGTGCCGACGTCGAGCATGGGGCGCCTTTTCGATGCCGTGTCGGCCCTGGCCGGGGTGCGCCAGGTCGTCGGCTACGAGGCGCAGGCGGCGATCGAGCTGGAAGGCCTGTCCCGCCACGAGAACTGCGGCGACACCCGGTACCGGTTCGGCATCGGCACCGGGAGCTCGCCGGTGGACCTCGACCCGGCCCCCGTGCTGGCTGCCGTCGTCGCCGACGCGGGCCGCGGCATTGCGCCCGGTGTGATCGGCGCCCGGTTCCACCGTGCGGTCGCGGCCCTGATCGCCGACCTCGCGTCGATGAGCCCCGGCTACCGGGTGGCGCTCTCAGGCGGGGTATTCCAGAACCGCCTGCTGCTGCAACTTGCGCAGGACATTTTGCGCGCCAACGGCTTCGATGTCCTCACCCACCGGCACGTACCGCCCAACGACGGCGGCATCGCACTGGGTCAACTCATGATCGGCAACGCCGTCTAG
- the hypD gene encoding hydrogenase formation protein HypD codes for MKYLDEFSNPELAHRLIEQIEAVATRRWSIMEVCGGQTHSIIRHGIDQLLPDTVEMIHGPGCPVCVTPLEIIDKALDIASRPEVIFCSFGDMLRVPGSEKDLFRVKSEGADVRVVYSPLDALTIARDNPDRQVVFFGIGFETTAPANAMTVYQAKKLGIENFSLLVSHVLVPPAIAAIMESPTCRVQAFLAAGHVCTVMGTDEYPPLCDKYGTPIVVTGFEPLDILEGIRRTVIQLEAGRHELENAYPRAVQDTGNPAAKAMLLDVFDVTDRSWRGIGMIASSGWRLSPAYRHFDAEHRFAVTDLHTEESAICRSGEVLQGLIKPHECTAFGTSCTPRNPLGATMVSSEGACAAYYLYRRLEVTHA; via the coding sequence GTGAAGTATCTGGACGAGTTCAGCAATCCCGAACTGGCGCATCGCCTCATCGAGCAGATCGAAGCGGTCGCCACCCGCCGCTGGTCGATCATGGAAGTGTGTGGCGGACAGACACATTCGATCATCCGGCACGGCATCGACCAGCTGCTGCCCGATACCGTCGAGATGATCCACGGACCCGGCTGCCCGGTCTGCGTCACGCCGCTGGAGATCATCGACAAGGCCCTCGATATCGCGTCGCGCCCGGAGGTGATCTTCTGCTCGTTCGGCGACATGCTGCGCGTGCCCGGCAGCGAGAAGGACCTCTTCCGGGTCAAGAGTGAGGGCGCGGACGTGCGCGTCGTCTACTCACCCCTGGACGCGCTGACGATCGCCCGGGACAACCCGGACAGACAGGTCGTGTTCTTCGGCATCGGGTTCGAGACCACCGCCCCGGCGAACGCGATGACGGTGTACCAGGCGAAGAAGCTCGGCATCGAGAACTTCTCGCTGCTGGTCTCCCATGTGCTGGTGCCGCCGGCGATCGCGGCGATCATGGAGTCCCCGACCTGCCGCGTCCAGGCGTTCCTCGCGGCAGGCCACGTGTGCACGGTGATGGGCACCGACGAATACCCGCCGCTGTGCGACAAGTACGGAACACCGATCGTCGTCACGGGTTTCGAACCGCTCGACATCCTGGAAGGCATCCGGCGCACCGTGATTCAACTGGAGGCCGGCCGGCACGAGCTGGAGAACGCCTATCCGCGCGCGGTCCAGGACACCGGCAACCCGGCGGCGAAGGCGATGCTGCTCGACGTGTTCGACGTGACCGACCGGTCCTGGCGCGGCATCGGCATGATCGCGAGCAGTGGCTGGCGGTTGTCGCCCGCCTACCGGCATTTCGACGCGGAGCACCGCTTCGCCGTCACCGACCTCCACACCGAGGAATCGGCGATCTGCCGCTCCGGCGAGGTTCTGCAGGGACTGATCAAACCGCACGAGTGCACGGCCTTCGGGACCAGCTGCACACCCCGGAACCCGCTGGGCGCCACCATGGTCTCCTCCGAGGGCGCCTGTGCGGCGTACTACCTCTACCGGCGGCTGGAGGTCACCCATGCCTGA
- the hypB gene encoding hydrogenase nickel incorporation protein HypB yields the protein MCATCGCGENGTTITVPVQGHDHHHNHPHDQPDDHHQHHHPHPTETVTLEQKVLAKNDGIAARNRRWLTERDIVAFNMTSSPGSGKTTLLERTIRDLHPTRSVAVIEGDQETLLDAERIQATGARVVQVNTGAGCHLDAEMIRRALDTLAPRRASVLFIENVGNLVCPALFDLGETSKVVVISATEGADKPLKYPHMFAAADLVLINKSDLLPYVDFDIDACASAARSVNPGVGILTLSAKTGDGVEEWYDWISQRSIYDARVPIAGGRPAPEVRPHQEIRRR from the coding sequence ATGTGCGCGACCTGCGGGTGCGGCGAGAACGGGACGACTATCACGGTGCCGGTGCAGGGCCACGATCACCACCACAACCACCCTCACGACCAGCCCGATGACCACCATCAGCACCACCACCCGCACCCCACCGAAACCGTCACCCTCGAGCAGAAGGTGCTCGCGAAGAACGACGGAATCGCCGCGCGCAATCGCCGGTGGCTGACCGAGCGCGACATCGTCGCGTTCAACATGACCAGCTCACCGGGTTCCGGTAAGACCACGCTGTTGGAGCGGACAATCCGCGATCTTCACCCCACCCGATCCGTCGCGGTCATCGAAGGCGACCAGGAGACGCTGCTGGACGCCGAGCGCATCCAGGCGACCGGCGCACGGGTGGTGCAGGTCAACACCGGAGCGGGCTGCCACCTCGACGCCGAGATGATCCGCCGTGCCCTCGACACGCTCGCTCCGCGCCGCGCCAGCGTCCTGTTCATCGAGAATGTCGGCAATCTCGTCTGCCCGGCTCTGTTCGATCTCGGCGAAACCAGCAAGGTCGTGGTGATCTCGGCGACCGAGGGCGCCGACAAGCCGCTGAAGTATCCGCACATGTTCGCCGCGGCGGACCTGGTGCTCATCAACAAGTCCGACCTGCTGCCGTATGTCGACTTCGACATCGACGCGTGCGCGTCGGCGGCGAGGTCGGTCAACCCCGGAGTGGGCATTCTGACACTGTCGGCGAAGACCGGGGACGGAGTCGAGGAGTGGTACGACTGGATCTCACAGCGATCGATCTACGATGCGCGAGTCCCGATCGCCGGGGGGAGGCCCGCCCCGGAAGTCCGGCCGCACCAAGAGATTCGCCGCAGGTGA
- a CDS encoding hydrogenase maturation nickel metallochaperone HypA: MHEMAITQSVVDAACAHADGRRVHRVLLEIGELCALVPDSMRFCFELHDPILLCPCGSADVEVLAGRDLRILSMEVS, translated from the coding sequence ATGCACGAGATGGCGATCACCCAGAGCGTGGTGGACGCCGCGTGCGCGCACGCCGATGGACGACGGGTGCACCGCGTCCTGCTGGAGATCGGCGAACTGTGCGCGCTGGTGCCCGACTCGATGAGATTCTGTTTCGAGCTGCACGATCCGATCCTGTTGTGCCCCTGCGGGAGTGCCGATGTCGAAGTCCTGGCGGGCCGCGATCTGCGGATTCTGTCGATGGAGGTGAGTTGA
- the hypE gene encoding hydrogenase expression/formation protein HypE yields MPDTEPEASIETEPEASIETEPEASIDMESWVCPLPLRDAPAIVTGHGGGGAMSGELVEHLFLPAFGSAAEAGLADSAVVEIGGARLAFSTDSFVVKPMVFPGGTIGDLAVNGTVNDLAMAGAVPAVLSTAFILEEGTALDHLARVAQAVGTAALAAGVKLVTGDTKVVDSGHGDGVYINTTGIGLVDPRVDIRPQRAAPGDVVIVSGDLGVHGIAVLSCREGLEFATSVASDTAPLHGLVAAMVETGADIHTLRDPTRGGLAATLNEIARAAGVGVSIADTALPIPQEVRDACSMLGLDPLYVANEGKLVAFVPAADADEVLAAMHAHPLGARSAVIGTCVPDHPGMVVAKTALGGNRVVDLPIGEQLPRIC; encoded by the coding sequence ATGCCTGACACCGAGCCGGAGGCGAGCATCGAGACCGAGCCGGAGGCGAGCATCGAGACCGAGCCGGAGGCGAGCATCGATATGGAGTCGTGGGTGTGCCCGCTGCCCCTGCGCGACGCGCCGGCCATCGTGACGGGCCACGGCGGCGGCGGCGCGATGTCGGGTGAACTCGTCGAGCACCTGTTCCTTCCCGCATTCGGATCCGCCGCCGAGGCCGGCCTGGCGGATTCGGCGGTCGTCGAGATCGGCGGCGCCCGGCTCGCGTTCTCCACCGACTCGTTCGTCGTCAAACCGATGGTCTTCCCGGGCGGCACGATCGGCGACCTGGCGGTCAACGGCACCGTGAACGACCTCGCGATGGCAGGCGCGGTCCCCGCGGTGCTGTCCACCGCGTTCATCCTGGAGGAGGGCACCGCGCTCGACCATTTGGCCCGTGTCGCACAGGCTGTCGGCACCGCCGCGCTCGCCGCGGGCGTCAAGCTGGTCACCGGGGATACCAAGGTCGTCGACTCGGGCCACGGCGACGGCGTCTACATCAACACCACCGGCATCGGGCTCGTCGACCCGCGCGTCGACATCCGTCCGCAGCGTGCAGCGCCCGGCGACGTCGTGATCGTCAGCGGCGACCTCGGGGTGCACGGGATCGCGGTACTGAGCTGCCGCGAAGGCCTGGAGTTCGCCACCTCGGTCGCCAGCGACACCGCCCCGCTGCACGGTCTGGTGGCGGCGATGGTCGAGACCGGCGCCGACATCCATACGTTGCGCGACCCGACGCGCGGCGGTTTGGCGGCGACTCTCAACGAGATCGCCCGCGCCGCCGGGGTGGGTGTCTCGATCGCCGACACCGCGCTGCCCATTCCGCAGGAGGTGCGCGATGCGTGCAGCATGCTGGGACTCGACCCGCTCTACGTCGCCAACGAGGGCAAACTGGTCGCGTTCGTACCCGCGGCCGACGCCGATGAGGTGCTCGCCGCGATGCACGCCCATCCGCTCGGTGCGCGGTCGGCGGTCATCGGCACGTGCGTGCCCGACCATCCGGGCATGGTGGTGGCCAAGACCGCGCTCGGCGGCAACCGGGTGGTCGATCTGCCGATCGGCGAACAACTTCCGCGGATCTGCTGA
- the recA gene encoding recombinase RecA has protein sequence MAQQAPDREKALELALAQIDKNFGKGSVMRLGEDVRPPIAVIPTGSIALDVALGIGGLPRGRVIEIYGPESSGKTTVALHAVANAQAAGGIAAFIDAEHALDPDYAKKLGVDTDALLVSQPDTGEQALEIADMLIRSGALDILVIDSVAALVPRAEIEGEMGDSHVGLQARLMSQALRKMTGALNNSGTTAIFINQLREKIGVMFGSPETTTGGKALKFYSSVRLDVRRIETLKDGTDAVGNRTRVKVVKNKVSPPFKQAEFDILYGKGISREGSLIDMGVEQGFIRKSGSWFTYDGEQLGQGKENARNFLLQNPDVGNEIEKKIKEKLGIGAQLTDDVADDALPAPVDF, from the coding sequence ATGGCTCAGCAGGCCCCTGATCGCGAGAAAGCCCTGGAGCTCGCACTCGCGCAGATCGACAAGAACTTCGGCAAGGGCTCGGTGATGCGGCTCGGGGAGGATGTGCGTCCGCCGATCGCGGTCATCCCGACCGGGTCGATCGCCCTCGACGTCGCGCTCGGCATCGGCGGACTGCCCCGCGGCCGTGTCATCGAGATCTACGGTCCGGAATCCTCCGGTAAGACCACCGTCGCGCTGCACGCCGTCGCCAACGCGCAGGCCGCGGGCGGCATCGCCGCGTTCATCGACGCCGAGCACGCGCTCGACCCCGACTACGCCAAGAAGCTCGGCGTCGACACCGACGCACTGCTGGTCTCCCAGCCCGACACCGGCGAGCAGGCGCTGGAGATCGCCGACATGCTGATCCGGTCAGGCGCGCTCGACATCCTGGTCATCGACTCGGTGGCCGCGCTGGTACCGCGCGCCGAGATCGAGGGCGAGATGGGCGACAGCCACGTCGGCCTGCAGGCCCGATTGATGAGCCAGGCGCTGCGCAAGATGACCGGCGCGCTGAACAATTCGGGCACCACCGCGATCTTCATCAATCAGTTGCGCGAGAAGATCGGCGTGATGTTCGGTTCGCCGGAGACCACGACGGGCGGCAAGGCGTTGAAGTTCTACTCGTCGGTGCGCCTGGATGTGCGTCGTATCGAGACCCTCAAGGACGGCACCGACGCGGTCGGTAACCGCACCCGGGTCAAGGTCGTCAAGAACAAGGTGTCGCCGCCGTTCAAGCAGGCCGAGTTCGACATCCTCTACGGCAAGGGCATCAGCCGGGAAGGCTCGCTCATCGACATGGGTGTCGAGCAGGGCTTCATCCGCAAGTCGGGATCCTGGTTCACCTATGACGGTGAGCAGCTCGGCCAGGGCAAGGAGAACGCGCGCAACTTCCTGCTGCAGAACCCCGATGTCGGCAACGAGATCGAGAAGAAGATCAAAGAGAAGCTCGGTATCGGGGCCCAGTTGACCGATGACGTCGCCGATGACGCTCTTCCCGCTCCCGTCGACTTCTGA
- the recX gene encoding recombination regulator RecX, which produces MTLFPLPSTSDSDGTPGTDEFATRAEQARALCLRLLTVRARTRAELEAQLTKRGYPDDVSAEVLDRLAQVGLVDDEDFAEQWVRSRRINAGKGKRALASELRNKGVDSEVIDAALADIDAGAERTRAEQLVRDKLRREKLGDPGDRDAENKVMRRLVGMLARRGYHQSMALDVVTTELANERERRTV; this is translated from the coding sequence ATGACGCTCTTCCCGCTCCCGTCGACTTCTGATTCCGACGGAACCCCGGGCACCGACGAGTTCGCCACGCGCGCTGAGCAGGCGCGGGCCCTGTGCCTGCGTCTGCTCACCGTGCGGGCGAGAACTCGTGCCGAGCTCGAGGCGCAGCTCACCAAGCGGGGATACCCCGACGACGTGAGCGCCGAGGTCCTCGACCGGTTGGCTCAGGTCGGCCTCGTCGACGACGAGGACTTCGCCGAACAGTGGGTACGGTCGCGGCGGATCAACGCCGGAAAAGGCAAGCGGGCGTTGGCTTCCGAGCTGCGCAACAAGGGCGTCGACAGTGAGGTCATCGACGCCGCGCTGGCCGACATCGACGCCGGAGCCGAACGGACCCGCGCCGAGCAGCTGGTCCGAGACAAACTGCGCCGCGAGAAGCTCGGCGACCCCGGGGACCGAGACGCCGAGAACAAGGTGATGCGACGGCTCGTCGGCATGTTGGCACGCCGCGGCTACCACCAGTCGATGGCCCTCGACGTCGTCACCACGGAACTGGCGAACGAGCGGGAACGCCGCACCGTGTGA
- a CDS encoding DUF3046 domain-containing protein, whose product MRLTEFQELVERQFGAARASSMLVDHVLTSIGGRTPAQAIEDGVDPREVWRALCADFDVPRDQW is encoded by the coding sequence GTGCGGCTGACGGAATTCCAGGAACTCGTCGAGCGACAGTTCGGTGCGGCCCGGGCGTCGTCGATGCTCGTCGACCATGTGCTCACCAGCATCGGTGGCCGCACCCCGGCGCAGGCCATCGAAGACGGTGTCGACCCCCGGGAAGTGTGGCGCGCCCTGTGCGCGGACTTCGACGTGCCCCGTGATCAGTGGTGA
- a CDS encoding HypC/HybG/HupF family hydrogenase formation chaperone — MCLAVPGRILSIQERDGTTMSVVDFGGSRKNVCLQYLPDAQVGQYVVVHVGFAIQRLDEESARRTLAEFAHLGVLDEEFADGFASAARQARLANPDTGARSESIP, encoded by the coding sequence ATGTGTCTGGCGGTACCGGGAAGGATCCTCAGCATCCAGGAGCGCGACGGCACCACCATGTCGGTCGTCGACTTCGGCGGAAGCAGGAAAAACGTGTGCCTGCAATACCTGCCCGACGCCCAGGTGGGCCAGTACGTGGTGGTCCACGTCGGGTTCGCGATACAGCGACTCGACGAGGAATCGGCACGACGCACGCTGGCGGAATTCGCGCATCTCGGCGTCCTCGACGAGGAGTTCGCCGACGGCTTCGCCTCGGCCGCGCGGCAGGCCCGACTCGCGAACCCCGACACCGGCGCACGATCGGAGAGCATCCCGTGA